A window of the Bufo gargarizans isolate SCDJY-AF-19 chromosome 1, ASM1485885v1, whole genome shotgun sequence genome harbors these coding sequences:
- the LOC122925954 gene encoding C-X-C motif chemokine 11-like — protein sequence MYRAMIVVLCSLFLLQSCVQGMSLWGKRRCLCKGSGANSVDIKQIKTLKVFPPSSKCEKMEIAVTLKHGTRAICLNPHSRMGKKLLELAKKKSSGE from the exons ATGTACAGAGCAATGATTGTTGTCCTCTGTTCACTGTTCTTACTTCAGTCATGTGTGCAAG GGATGTCCCTATGGGGGAAGAGGCGCTGTTTGTGCAAGGGGTCTGGTGCCAATTCTGTGGACATTAAGCAGATCAAGACATTGAAAGTATTTCCACCAAGTTCCAAGTGTGAGAAAATGGAAATCGC TGTTACATTAAAGCATGGGACAAGGGCAATATGCCTCAATCCTCACTCCAGAATGGGGAAGAAACTTCTTGAACTTGCAAAGAAAAA ATCATCTGGAGAGTAA